In Pseudanabaena galeata CCNP1313, one genomic interval encodes:
- a CDS encoding Uma2 family endonuclease, whose product MTIAEVKPTSQSVNQVPVKKLTFAEFLEFSSDTEILYELENGELIEMASESEINQRIAMFLVACFLQLGISYGRLRMKTEIAVHSRRVGVRVPDLVIFSEELEAAMQGATRSLVLMDMPPPLLVVEIVSPNQESRDYRYKRSEYAARGIMEYWIVDPIAQKLTILQWVEGFYDELVFTGETAIASPLLGELDLTAAKLWQS is encoded by the coding sequence ATGACGATCGCTGAAGTAAAACCAACATCTCAGTCTGTAAATCAAGTACCAGTAAAGAAATTGACCTTTGCGGAGTTTCTTGAGTTTAGTAGTGATACTGAGATTTTGTATGAACTAGAGAATGGAGAATTAATTGAGATGGCTTCGGAGAGTGAGATCAATCAACGTATTGCCATGTTCTTGGTTGCCTGTTTTTTACAGTTGGGGATTTCCTATGGGCGGCTAAGGATGAAGACGGAAATTGCGGTGCATAGCCGACGGGTGGGGGTGCGTGTACCTGATTTGGTGATTTTTTCGGAGGAGTTGGAAGCGGCGATGCAGGGGGCAACCCGATCGCTAGTTTTGATGGATATGCCACCACCGTTGTTAGTAGTGGAAATTGTTAGCCCCAATCAAGAGAGTCGGGACTATCGCTATAAGCGATCGGAGTATGCGGCGAGGGGAATTATGGAATATTGGATTGTTGACCCGATCGCTCAAAAGTTGACGATTTTGCAATGGGTTGAGGGGTTTTATGACGAGTTGGTGTTTACAGGAGAGACTGCGATCGCTTCGCCTTTATTGGGAGAGTTAGATTTAACTGCGGCGAAACTTTGGCAAAGCTAA
- a CDS encoding type II toxin-antitoxin system Phd/YefM family antitoxin, with protein MNAVTYTHVRNNLATMMDQVCADHTPVIVTRQNQQPVIMLSLEDYESLVETAYLLRSPKNAERLTKAIARLNAGEGQVRELIE; from the coding sequence ATGAATGCAGTTACATATACCCATGTCCGCAATAACTTAGCAACGATGATGGATCAGGTATGTGCTGATCACACGCCTGTGATCGTGACGCGCCAAAATCAGCAACCTGTGATCATGCTGTCTTTAGAAGACTACGAATCTTTGGTGGAAACTGCCTATTTGTTGCGTAGCCCTAAGAATGCAGAGAGATTAACTAAGGCGATCGCTCGACTAAATGCTGGTGAGGGACAGGTGCGGGAGTTGATCGAGTGA
- a CDS encoding Txe/YoeB family addiction module toxin: protein MTVIFDDDAWEDYLYWQRTDPKVLKRINALIKEIQRSPYEGVGKPEPLKYNFAGYWSRRINDEHRLVYQVNDNDVLIAQLRYHY from the coding sequence GTGACGGTTATTTTTGATGATGATGCTTGGGAAGATTATCTCTATTGGCAGCGTACCGATCCAAAGGTTTTAAAACGGATTAATGCTTTGATTAAGGAGATTCAGCGTAGTCCCTATGAGGGTGTTGGTAAGCCTGAGCCTCTGAAATATAATTTTGCTGGCTATTGGTCAAGGCGGATCAATGATGAGCATCGGCTTGTTTATCAGGTAAATGATAACGATGTGCTGATTGCTCAACTTCGATATCACTATTAG